The following proteins are co-located in the Streptomyces bottropensis ATCC 25435 genome:
- a CDS encoding CAP domain-containing protein, which translates to MGRHRRSAAGRAARGGRAAGVTDTGFTSEEPHYGPENLYGFAAVLEADAQAAARGGGSRRRKKRTVTPVKTGLLGVSAAVALGTVAVATGVLPGGDKYAVSGGSSNETVVPAGSPTGAATQQGGTDGAAQEQREDESTSRDAEREASPSSTPAPSQTPSEKAPSDKAGKGSGSEKTRTPSSEPTKEKGKDKEKGKDKTSPVEVSTETQAEAAVLLLVNEERAKAGCSPVAADSDLSRLAETFSKDMALRAFFDHTDPDGADPWDRAAALGITGLGGENIARGQATAEAVMEAWMNSPGHKANILNCDFKTLGVGVHLGDGGPWWTQDFGY; encoded by the coding sequence ATGGGACGCCACCGACGCTCCGCCGCCGGCCGCGCCGCCAGGGGGGGCCGCGCCGCCGGGGTCACCGACACGGGCTTCACTTCCGAAGAGCCCCACTACGGTCCGGAGAACCTGTACGGGTTCGCCGCGGTCCTGGAGGCCGACGCCCAGGCCGCAGCGCGCGGCGGTGGCTCGCGCCGGCGCAAGAAGCGGACCGTGACCCCGGTGAAGACCGGCCTTCTCGGCGTGTCCGCCGCCGTCGCCCTCGGCACCGTCGCGGTGGCCACCGGAGTGCTGCCGGGTGGCGACAAGTACGCGGTCAGCGGGGGCAGCAGCAACGAGACGGTGGTGCCCGCCGGCTCGCCGACCGGTGCGGCCACCCAGCAGGGCGGTACGGACGGCGCCGCGCAGGAGCAGCGCGAGGACGAGTCCACCAGCCGTGACGCCGAGCGCGAGGCCTCGCCGTCCAGCACCCCGGCCCCCTCGCAGACCCCGTCCGAGAAGGCTCCTTCCGACAAGGCGGGCAAGGGCTCCGGCTCCGAGAAGACCAGGACTCCGTCCTCCGAGCCCACCAAGGAAAAGGGCAAGGACAAGGAGAAGGGGAAGGACAAGACGTCTCCGGTGGAGGTCTCCACCGAGACCCAGGCCGAGGCCGCGGTCCTCCTGCTCGTCAACGAGGAGCGGGCGAAGGCCGGCTGCAGCCCGGTAGCGGCCGACAGCGACCTTTCCCGGCTGGCCGAGACCTTCAGCAAGGACATGGCGCTGCGCGCCTTTTTCGACCACACGGACCCCGACGGCGCCGACCCGTGGGACCGCGCGGCGGCCCTCGGGATCACCGGGCTGGGCGGCGAGAACATCGCCCGCGGCCAGGCCACCGCCGAGGCGGTCATGGAGGCCTGGATGAACAGCCCCGGCCACAAGGCGAACATCCTGAACTGCGACTTCAAGACCCTCGGCGTCGGTGTCCACCTGGGCGACGGCGGACCGTGGTGGACGCAGGACTTCGGCTACTGA
- a CDS encoding acylphosphatase: protein MSEDVRLVTWVRGRVQGVGFRWFTRARALEIGGLSGFALNLADGRVQVVAEGPREACEGLLGWLQSDDTPGRVDGVTEIWDTPRGGYDGFAIR from the coding sequence ATGAGCGAGGATGTACGGCTGGTCACCTGGGTCCGCGGACGGGTGCAAGGGGTGGGTTTCCGCTGGTTCACGCGGGCTCGGGCGCTGGAGATCGGCGGACTGAGTGGTTTTGCTCTCAATTTGGCCGATGGACGGGTCCAGGTGGTCGCCGAGGGCCCTCGTGAGGCGTGCGAAGGGCTCCTGGGGTGGCTCCAGAGTGACGACACGCCCGGGCGCGTGGACGGCGTCACCGAGATCTGGGACACACCCCGAGGGGGCTACGACGGCTTCGCCATCCGCTGA
- the smc gene encoding chromosome segregation protein SMC, with translation MHLKALTLRGFKSFASATTLRFEPGITCVVGPNGSGKSNVVDALSWVMGEQGAKSLRGGKMEDVIFAGTTGRPPLGRAEVSLTIDNSDGALPIEYAEVTITRIMFRNGGSEYQINGDTCRLLDIQDLLSDSGIGREMHVIVGQGQLDSVLHADPMGRRAFIEEAAGVLKHRKRKEKALRKLDAMQANLARVQDLTDELRRQLKPLGRQAAVARRAAVIQADLRDARLRLLADDLVRLRAALRTEVADEAALKARKEAAETELKKALLRESQLEGEVRRLAPRLQRAQETWYELSQLAERVRGTISLADARVKSATSASPEERRGRDPEDMEREAARVREQEAELEAALEAAERALEDTVEHRAELERELMVEERRLKDVARSIADRRESLARLNGQVNAARSRAASAQAEIDRLAVARDEAQERAVTAQEEYEALQAEVDGLDAGDSELAELHDAAKRALAEAESAVTAAREATTTAERRRAATQARHEALALGLRRKDGTGALLAAKDRLGGLLGPAAGLLTVTPGHEVALAAAFGAAADAIAVSTPASAAEAIRLLRKQDAGRAALLLAGAPEDPEPSRRDAGDRATGLDEAARGPRPLPASPTAHVAADLVRGPCDLMPAVRRLLHRVVVVDTLEDAEELVYARPDLTAVTAEGDLLGAHFAHGGSAGAPSLLEVQASVDEAAAELEELAVRCEELAEVQRSAVESRRERAALVEELGERRRAAEREKSAVAQRLGRLAGQARGAAGEAERSTAAAARAQDALDRAAEEAEELAERLAVAEEMPVEEEPDTSVRDRLAADGANARQTEMEARLQVRTHEERVKGLTGRADSLDRAARAEREARARAEQRRARLRHEAAVAEAVASGARQLLRHVEVSLARAAEERTAADAAKARREQELARARGEGRDLKAEMDKLTDSVHRGEVLGAEKRMRIEQLETKALEELGVEPEGLVAEYGPDQLVPPSPPAEGEELPEDPEHPRNQPKTFHRAEQEKRLRAAERAYQQLGKVNPLALEEFAALEERHKFLSEQLEDLKKTRADLLQVVKEVDERVEQVFTEAFWDTAREFEGVFSRLFPGGEGRLILTDPDNMLTTGVDVEARPPGKKVKRLSLLSGGERSLTAVAMLVSIFKARPSPFYVMDEVEAALDDTNLQRLIRIMQELQEASQLIVITHQKRTMEVADALYGVSMQGDGVSKVISQRLR, from the coding sequence GTGCACCTCAAGGCCCTGACCCTTCGCGGGTTCAAGTCGTTCGCCTCGGCGACCACGCTCCGGTTCGAGCCGGGCATCACGTGCGTCGTCGGACCGAACGGCTCGGGCAAGTCCAACGTCGTGGACGCGCTCAGCTGGGTCATGGGCGAACAGGGCGCGAAATCACTGCGCGGCGGCAAGATGGAGGACGTCATCTTCGCCGGCACCACCGGGCGCCCCCCGCTCGGCCGCGCCGAGGTGTCCCTGACCATCGACAACTCCGACGGGGCCCTGCCCATCGAGTACGCCGAGGTCACGATCACGCGGATCATGTTCCGCAACGGCGGCAGCGAGTACCAGATCAACGGTGACACCTGCCGCCTCCTCGACATCCAGGACCTGCTCTCCGACTCCGGCATCGGCCGCGAGATGCACGTCATCGTCGGCCAGGGCCAGCTCGACTCCGTCCTGCACGCCGATCCCATGGGCCGCCGCGCCTTCATCGAGGAGGCCGCCGGAGTCCTCAAGCACCGCAAGCGCAAGGAGAAGGCGCTGCGGAAACTGGACGCGATGCAGGCCAACCTGGCCCGCGTCCAGGACCTCACCGACGAACTCCGCCGCCAGCTCAAGCCGCTGGGCCGGCAGGCCGCCGTCGCCCGCCGGGCCGCGGTCATCCAGGCGGACCTGCGGGACGCACGGCTGCGACTGCTGGCCGACGACCTCGTCCGGCTCCGGGCGGCGCTGCGCACCGAGGTCGCCGACGAGGCCGCGCTCAAAGCGCGCAAGGAGGCCGCCGAGACCGAGCTGAAGAAGGCGCTCCTGCGCGAGTCGCAACTGGAGGGCGAGGTACGGCGGCTGGCCCCGCGCCTCCAGCGGGCCCAGGAGACCTGGTACGAACTGTCGCAGCTCGCCGAACGGGTGCGCGGCACGATCTCCCTGGCCGACGCCCGGGTCAAGAGCGCCACGTCCGCCTCCCCCGAGGAGCGGCGCGGCCGTGACCCCGAGGACATGGAGCGCGAGGCCGCCCGCGTCCGCGAACAGGAGGCCGAACTCGAAGCGGCCCTGGAGGCGGCCGAGCGCGCCCTGGAGGACACGGTCGAGCACCGGGCCGAGCTGGAGCGCGAACTGATGGTCGAGGAGCGGCGGCTGAAGGACGTGGCCCGGTCCATCGCCGACCGCCGCGAGAGCCTCGCCCGGCTGAACGGCCAGGTCAACGCCGCCCGCTCCCGTGCGGCCTCCGCCCAGGCCGAGATCGACCGGCTCGCCGTGGCCCGCGACGAGGCACAGGAGCGTGCCGTCACCGCCCAGGAGGAGTACGAGGCGCTGCAGGCCGAGGTCGACGGCCTCGACGCCGGCGACTCCGAGCTGGCCGAACTGCACGACGCCGCCAAGCGCGCCCTCGCCGAGGCCGAGTCCGCCGTCACCGCGGCCCGGGAGGCCACCACCACTGCCGAACGCCGCCGCGCCGCCACCCAGGCCCGCCACGAAGCCCTTGCGCTGGGCCTGCGCCGCAAGGACGGCACGGGCGCGCTGCTCGCCGCGAAGGACCGGCTCGGGGGCCTGCTGGGACCGGCCGCCGGGCTGCTCACGGTCACTCCCGGCCACGAGGTCGCCCTGGCGGCGGCCTTCGGCGCGGCGGCCGACGCGATCGCCGTGAGCACCCCCGCCTCGGCCGCCGAGGCCATCCGCCTGCTGCGCAAACAGGACGCGGGACGGGCGGCACTGCTGCTGGCGGGGGCACCGGAGGACCCGGAGCCGTCCCGGAGGGACGCGGGGGACCGCGCGACCGGCCTCGACGAAGCCGCGCGCGGGCCCCGGCCGCTTCCCGCGTCCCCCACCGCACACGTCGCGGCCGACCTCGTCCGCGGCCCCTGCGACCTCATGCCCGCCGTACGCCGTCTGCTCCACCGCGTCGTCGTGGTCGACACCCTCGAAGACGCCGAGGAGCTCGTCTACGCGCGCCCCGACCTCACCGCCGTCACCGCCGAGGGCGACCTCCTCGGGGCGCACTTCGCGCACGGCGGGTCCGCCGGCGCGCCCAGCCTGCTGGAGGTGCAGGCGTCCGTCGACGAGGCGGCGGCTGAGCTGGAGGAACTGGCCGTACGGTGCGAGGAGTTGGCCGAGGTCCAGCGGAGCGCGGTCGAGTCGCGGCGGGAGCGGGCCGCGCTCGTGGAGGAGCTGGGCGAGCGGCGCCGGGCGGCGGAGCGGGAGAAGTCCGCGGTCGCCCAGCGGCTCGGGCGGCTGGCCGGGCAGGCGAGGGGCGCCGCCGGGGAGGCCGAGCGGTCCACGGCCGCCGCCGCACGCGCCCAGGACGCGCTCGACAGAGCTGCGGAGGAAGCCGAGGAACTGGCCGAACGGCTCGCGGTGGCCGAGGAGATGCCCGTGGAGGAGGAGCCGGACACCTCCGTACGGGACCGGCTCGCGGCGGACGGGGCCAACGCGCGCCAGACCGAGATGGAGGCCCGGCTCCAGGTGCGGACGCACGAGGAGCGGGTCAAAGGGCTCACGGGGCGCGCGGACTCGCTCGACCGGGCCGCGCGCGCCGAGCGCGAGGCGCGGGCGCGCGCCGAGCAGCGCAGGGCCCGGCTGCGGCACGAGGCGGCCGTCGCCGAAGCCGTCGCGTCCGGCGCCCGGCAACTGCTCCGCCATGTCGAGGTCTCCCTCGCCCGGGCGGCGGAGGAACGCACCGCCGCCGACGCCGCCAAGGCGCGCCGGGAGCAGGAGCTCGCGCGGGCCCGTGGCGAGGGGCGCGATCTCAAGGCCGAGATGGACAAGCTGACCGACTCCGTCCACCGGGGCGAGGTGCTCGGCGCCGAGAAGCGGATGCGGATCGAGCAGCTGGAGACCAAGGCGCTGGAGGAGCTGGGCGTCGAGCCGGAAGGGCTGGTCGCGGAGTACGGGCCCGACCAGCTCGTACCGCCGTCGCCGCCGGCCGAGGGCGAGGAGCTGCCGGAGGACCCGGAGCACCCCCGCAACCAGCCGAAGACCTTCCACCGGGCCGAGCAGGAGAAGCGGCTCCGGGCGGCCGAGCGGGCGTACCAGCAGCTCGGCAAGGTCAATCCGCTGGCGCTGGAGGAGTTCGCGGCGCTGGAGGAGCGGCACAAGTTCCTCAGCGAGCAGCTGGAGGACCTGAAGAAGACCCGCGCCGACCTGCTCCAGGTGGTGAAGGAGGTCGACGAACGCGTCGAGCAGGTCTTCACCGAGGCCTTCTGGGACACCGCGCGGGAGTTCGAGGGGGTGTTCTCCCGGCTCTTCCCCGGCGGGGAGGGGCGGCTGATCCTCACCGACCCGGACAACATGCTCACCACGGGCGTGGACGTCGAGGCCCGGCCGCCGGGCAAGAAGGTCAAGCGGCTGTCGCTGCTCTCCGGCGGTGAGCGGTCGCTGACCGCCGTCGCGATGCTCGTGTCGATCTTCAAGGCCCGCCCCAGCCCCTTCTATGTGATGGACGAGGTCGAGGCGGCGCTCGACGACACCAATCTGCAGCGGCTGATCCGGATCATGCAGGAGCTGCAGGAGGCCTCACAGCTGATCGTGATCACCCACCAGAAGCGGACGATGGAAGTCGCCGACGCGCTCTATGGCGTGTCCATGCAGGGTGACGGTGTGTCGAAGGTCATCAGCCAGCGGCTGCGTTAG
- a CDS encoding sugar porter family MFS transporter: MTSTAQASKSGAREGQPDHLSHVIFIAAAAAMGGFLFGYDSAVINGAVEAIRHRYDIGSTALAQVIAVALIGCAVGAATAGRIADRIGRIRCMQIAAALFTVSAVGSALPFALYDLAFWRIVGGFAIGMASVIGPAYIAEVAPPAYRGRLGSFQQAAIVVGIAISQLVNWGILNAADGDQRGELLGLEAWQIMLGVMVVPAVLYGLLSFAIPESPRFLISVGKDERAREVLAEVEGKEVDLDARVAEIESAMHREHKSTFKDLLGGSFLFKPIVWIGIGLSVFQQFVGINVAFYYSATLWQSVGVDPSESFFYSFTTSIINIVGTVIAMIFVDRIGRKPLALIGSVGMVVGLALEAWAFSFDLVDGKLPATQGWVALVAAHVFVLFFALSWGVVVWVMLGEMFPNRLRAAALGVAASAQWIANWAITASFPSLADWNLSVTYVIYTVFAALSIPFVLKFVKETKGKALEEMG; encoded by the coding sequence GTGACCAGCACTGCGCAGGCGTCCAAGTCAGGAGCGCGCGAAGGCCAGCCCGACCATCTCTCACACGTGATCTTCATCGCGGCGGCGGCCGCGATGGGCGGTTTCCTCTTCGGCTACGACAGTGCCGTGATCAACGGCGCCGTCGAAGCGATCCGGCACCGCTACGACATCGGCTCCACGGCTCTGGCCCAGGTCATCGCCGTCGCGCTCATCGGCTGCGCCGTCGGCGCGGCCACGGCCGGCCGGATAGCCGACCGCATCGGCCGTATCCGGTGCATGCAGATAGCCGCGGCCCTCTTCACGGTGAGCGCCGTCGGCTCCGCGCTCCCCTTCGCGCTGTACGACCTCGCCTTCTGGCGGATCGTCGGCGGCTTCGCCATCGGCATGGCGTCGGTCATCGGCCCCGCCTACATCGCCGAGGTCGCCCCGCCCGCCTACCGGGGACGGCTCGGTTCGTTCCAGCAGGCCGCGATCGTCGTCGGTATCGCCATCTCCCAGCTGGTCAACTGGGGCATCCTGAACGCCGCCGACGGCGACCAGCGCGGTGAGCTGCTCGGCCTGGAGGCCTGGCAGATCATGCTCGGCGTCATGGTCGTCCCGGCCGTGCTGTACGGGCTGCTCTCCTTCGCGATCCCCGAGTCCCCGCGCTTCCTGATCTCCGTCGGCAAGGACGAGCGCGCCCGTGAGGTGCTCGCCGAGGTCGAGGGCAAGGAGGTCGACCTGGACGCGCGGGTCGCCGAGATCGAGTCGGCCATGCACCGCGAGCACAAGTCGACCTTCAAGGACCTGCTCGGCGGCAGCTTCCTCTTCAAGCCGATCGTCTGGATCGGCATCGGACTGTCGGTCTTCCAGCAGTTCGTCGGCATCAACGTCGCCTTCTACTACTCCGCGACGCTCTGGCAGTCCGTCGGTGTCGACCCGAGCGAGTCGTTCTTCTACTCCTTCACGACCTCGATCATCAACATCGTCGGCACCGTCATCGCGATGATCTTCGTGGACCGGATCGGCCGCAAGCCGCTCGCCCTGATCGGCTCCGTCGGCATGGTCGTGGGCCTGGCGCTGGAGGCCTGGGCCTTCTCCTTCGACCTCGTCGACGGCAAGCTCCCCGCCACCCAGGGCTGGGTCGCCCTGGTCGCCGCCCATGTCTTCGTCCTCTTCTTCGCCCTCTCCTGGGGTGTGGTCGTCTGGGTCATGCTCGGCGAGATGTTCCCGAACCGGCTGCGTGCCGCCGCCCTGGGTGTGGCCGCCTCCGCGCAGTGGATCGCCAACTGGGCCATCACCGCCAGCTTCCCGTCCCTGGCCGACTGGAACCTCTCGGTGACGTACGTGATCTACACGGTCTTCGCCGCGCTCTCCATCCCCTTCGTCCTCAAGTTCGTGAAGGAGACGAAGGGCAAGGCGCTGGAGGAGATGGGCTAG
- a CDS encoding LLM class flavin-dependent oxidoreductase, which yields MPVTVVRFNLVEPGATPASLRARYRAALEMAAYADEQGISTVQTEEHHGVENNWLPSPFVFAGAVFGATRRITVTVSAVIGPLHDPLRLAEDIAVLDLVSGGRLVTVAGIGYRPQEYAQFDVDWKSRGKLQDEVLETLLRAWTGEPFAYRGRTVRVTPRPGTEPHPLLLVGGSSKAAARRAARLGLPFFPSAHLPELEAYYKERLVEYGTEGWTMMPAAETPLLHVAEDPDRAWAEYGAHFLHEARTYASWQSAGIRSAVRSGAATVAELRAEGVYRIVTPDECVALGLDTYVLHPLAGGMPVEEGRRGLRLFAERVLPRLGG from the coding sequence ATGCCCGTCACGGTCGTCCGTTTCAATCTGGTCGAGCCCGGCGCCACGCCCGCCTCGCTCCGGGCCCGCTACCGGGCCGCCCTGGAGATGGCCGCGTACGCCGATGAACAGGGCATCTCCACCGTCCAGACGGAGGAGCACCACGGGGTCGAGAACAACTGGCTGCCGTCGCCGTTCGTGTTCGCGGGAGCGGTGTTCGGGGCCACCCGTCGGATCACGGTCACGGTGTCGGCGGTGATCGGCCCGCTGCACGACCCGCTGCGGCTGGCCGAGGACATCGCCGTACTGGATCTGGTGAGTGGCGGACGGCTGGTGACCGTCGCCGGGATCGGGTACCGACCGCAGGAGTACGCGCAGTTCGACGTCGACTGGAAAAGCCGCGGGAAGCTTCAGGACGAGGTGCTGGAGACGTTGCTGCGGGCGTGGACGGGCGAGCCGTTCGCGTACCGGGGGCGCACGGTCCGGGTCACCCCGCGTCCGGGGACCGAGCCGCATCCGCTGCTCCTGGTCGGCGGCTCGTCGAAGGCCGCGGCCCGCAGGGCTGCCCGGCTCGGGCTCCCCTTCTTCCCGAGCGCGCACCTGCCGGAGCTGGAGGCGTACTACAAGGAGCGGCTCGTGGAGTACGGCACCGAGGGGTGGACGATGATGCCCGCCGCCGAGACCCCGCTGCTGCACGTCGCGGAGGATCCGGACCGGGCATGGGCCGAGTACGGCGCGCACTTCCTGCACGAGGCGCGCACGTACGCCTCCTGGCAGTCGGCCGGCATCCGCTCGGCGGTGCGGTCGGGGGCGGCGACGGTGGCGGAGCTGCGCGCGGAGGGCGTGTACCGGATCGTCACGCCGGACGAGTGCGTGGCGCTGGGCCTGGACACCTACGTCCTGCATCCGCTGGCCGGCGGGATGCCGGTCGAGGAGGGCCGGCGGGGGCTGCGCCTGTTCGCCGAGCGAGTGCTGCCGCGTCTCGGCGGCTGA
- the ftsY gene encoding signal recognition particle-docking protein FtsY has protein sequence MELILAVVIAVVVLGVLGGLVVGGRRKKSLPPAPPTTPDITAPPAEPHVGDEAETPRDEPRRTIEEVDLPAGTATPPVAVEEPSVVEAPAIEIPEPTAGRLVRLRARLSRSQNALGKGLLTLLSREHLDDDTWEEIEDTLLTADVGVQPTQELVERLRERVRVLGTRTPAELRTLLREELLQILVPEFDRAVNTDSPLDTPGIVMVVGVNGTGKTTTTGKLARVLVADGKNVVLGAADTFRAAAADQLQTWGERVGARTVRGPEGGDPASIAFDAVKEGIEEGADVVLIDTAGRLHTKTGLMDELGKVKRVVEKHAPLDEILLVLDATTGQNGLVQARVFAEVVDVTGIVLTKLDGTAKGGIVIAVQRELGVPVKLIGLGEGADDLAPFEPEAFVDALIGE, from the coding sequence ATGGAACTCATCCTTGCTGTAGTCATCGCCGTGGTCGTGCTCGGCGTGCTGGGCGGGCTCGTCGTAGGCGGCCGCAGGAAGAAATCGCTGCCCCCGGCGCCCCCCACGACACCCGACATCACCGCACCCCCGGCCGAGCCGCACGTCGGCGACGAGGCCGAGACCCCGCGCGACGAGCCGCGCAGAACGATCGAGGAGGTGGACCTCCCGGCCGGCACGGCGACCCCGCCCGTCGCCGTCGAGGAGCCGTCGGTCGTGGAGGCTCCCGCGATCGAGATCCCCGAGCCGACCGCCGGCCGTCTGGTGCGGCTGCGGGCCCGGCTCTCCCGCTCGCAGAACGCGCTCGGCAAGGGGCTGCTCACGCTCCTCTCGCGCGAGCACCTCGACGACGACACCTGGGAGGAGATCGAGGACACCCTCCTCACCGCCGACGTCGGCGTCCAGCCCACCCAGGAGCTGGTCGAACGGCTGCGCGAGCGGGTGAGGGTGCTCGGCACCCGCACCCCGGCCGAGCTGCGCACCCTGCTGCGCGAGGAACTGCTGCAGATCCTCGTCCCCGAGTTCGACCGCGCGGTCAACACCGACTCGCCGCTCGACACCCCGGGCATCGTGATGGTCGTCGGCGTCAACGGCACCGGCAAGACCACCACCACCGGCAAGCTCGCCCGCGTCCTCGTCGCCGACGGCAAGAACGTGGTCCTCGGCGCCGCGGACACCTTCCGGGCCGCCGCCGCCGACCAGCTGCAGACCTGGGGCGAGCGGGTCGGGGCGCGTACCGTGCGCGGTCCCGAGGGCGGCGACCCCGCCTCCATCGCCTTCGACGCCGTCAAGGAGGGCATCGAGGAGGGCGCCGACGTCGTCCTCATCGACACCGCCGGTCGGCTGCACACCAAGACCGGCCTCATGGACGAGCTCGGCAAGGTCAAGCGGGTCGTCGAGAAGCACGCGCCGCTGGACGAGATCCTGCTCGTCCTCGACGCCACCACCGGTCAGAACGGTCTCGTGCAGGCCCGCGTCTTCGCCGAGGTCGTCGACGTCACCGGCATCGTCCTCACCAAGCTCGACGGCACCGCCAAGGGCGGCATCGTCATCGCGGTCCAGCGCGAGCTGGGCGTACCCGTCAAGCTCATCGGTCTGGGAGAGGGCGCGGACGACCTGGCACCGTTCGAGCCGGAGGCGTTCGTGGACGCGCTCATCGGCGAATGA
- a CDS encoding bifunctional DNA primase/polymerase, translating into MGFTIGGIREMRSGTRRRGRTSECTAVAEYTGLWGWDVVPGARTASGACSCGRTTCSAPGAHPLDFAPPVRAGATLDEVTEAWAEFPGAAVMLPVGRSFDVIEVAESAGRHALVRLERMGLPVGPVIATPEGRAHFFVAPGSAAELSTLLYRMGWDDPSALDLRGLGPGSHVTAPPSDRGGLGPVSWLRSPDLDSATKPPAARLLLGTLAYVAHRSRA; encoded by the coding sequence ATGGGCTTCACGATCGGCGGCATTCGGGAGATGCGATCCGGCACGCGTCGGCGCGGCCGTACCTCGGAGTGCACGGCTGTGGCCGAGTACACCGGGCTCTGGGGATGGGACGTCGTCCCCGGCGCGCGGACGGCTTCGGGCGCGTGCTCGTGCGGCAGGACGACCTGTTCGGCGCCCGGCGCGCATCCACTCGATTTCGCTCCCCCCGTCCGTGCCGGAGCCACTCTCGACGAGGTGACCGAGGCCTGGGCCGAGTTCCCCGGAGCCGCCGTGATGCTGCCGGTGGGCCGCTCCTTCGACGTGATCGAGGTCGCCGAGTCCGCGGGCCGGCACGCACTCGTCCGTCTCGAACGCATGGGCCTGCCCGTCGGCCCCGTGATCGCCACCCCCGAGGGCCGCGCCCACTTCTTCGTCGCCCCGGGTTCCGCCGCCGAGCTGTCCACTCTGCTCTACCGCATGGGCTGGGACGACCCGTCCGCTCTCGACCTGCGCGGGCTCGGCCCCGGCAGCCATGTCACCGCCCCGCCCTCCGACCGCGGCGGCCTCGGCCCGGTCAGCTGGCTCCGCTCCCCCGACCTCGACTCGGCGACGAAGCCGCCGGCCGCGCGCCTGCTGCTGGGGACCCTGGCGTACGTGGCCCACCGGTCACGGGCCTGA
- a CDS encoding ammonium transporter translates to MVMTPGLALFYGGMVRAKSVLNMLMMSFISLGIVSILWVLFGYSLAFSGDVGHFIGNLDAIGLKGIDVTSTVDSFVTNAKGEPHKIAAFSFILFQMLFAVITPALMSGALADRVKFSAWMIFVALWVTLAYFPVAHWVWAPGGWLFDMGVIDFAGGTAVHINAGVGALAAVLVVGKRIGFKKDPMRPHSLPLVLIGTALLWFGWFGFNAGSWLGVDGTTARMAINTQVATAAAIIGWLIYERIRHGAFTTLGACSGAVAGLVAITPSGGHVNAFGAILIGIVAGAVCSWAVSLKYKLGYDDSLDVVGVHLVGGVLGTLMVGFLATDGIGGLDQFGKQATGAFSVMGYTFVVTWLIAFAIQKTIGFRASEEDEVTGVDQAQHAETAYDFSSAAGSHISSSNTSSVAAPESKKVEA, encoded by the coding sequence ATGGTGATGACGCCGGGCCTGGCGCTCTTCTACGGCGGCATGGTCCGTGCCAAGAGCGTGCTGAACATGCTGATGATGTCCTTCATCTCGCTGGGCATCGTCAGCATCCTGTGGGTGCTGTTCGGGTACTCACTCGCCTTCAGCGGTGACGTCGGCCACTTCATCGGCAACCTCGACGCCATCGGTCTCAAGGGCATCGACGTCACGAGCACGGTCGACAGCTTCGTCACCAACGCCAAGGGCGAGCCGCACAAGATCGCCGCGTTCTCGTTCATCCTCTTCCAGATGCTGTTCGCGGTCATCACCCCGGCCCTGATGAGCGGCGCGCTCGCCGACCGCGTCAAGTTCAGCGCCTGGATGATCTTCGTCGCGCTCTGGGTCACCCTCGCCTACTTCCCGGTCGCGCACTGGGTCTGGGCGCCGGGCGGCTGGCTCTTCGACATGGGCGTCATCGACTTCGCCGGTGGTACCGCGGTCCACATCAACGCCGGTGTCGGCGCGCTCGCCGCGGTCCTCGTCGTCGGCAAGCGGATCGGCTTCAAGAAGGACCCGATGCGGCCGCACAGCCTGCCACTGGTCCTGATCGGCACCGCCCTGCTGTGGTTCGGCTGGTTCGGCTTCAACGCCGGCTCCTGGCTCGGTGTCGACGGCACGACCGCCCGTATGGCGATCAACACACAGGTCGCGACGGCCGCGGCCATCATCGGCTGGCTGATCTACGAGCGCATCCGTCACGGCGCGTTCACCACCCTCGGTGCCTGCTCCGGCGCCGTCGCCGGCCTCGTGGCGATCACCCCCTCCGGCGGTCACGTCAACGCCTTCGGCGCCATACTGATCGGCATCGTCGCCGGCGCGGTCTGCTCCTGGGCCGTCAGCCTCAAGTACAAGCTGGGCTACGACGACTCCCTCGACGTCGTCGGTGTCCACCTGGTGGGCGGTGTGCTCGGCACCCTGATGGTCGGCTTCCTGGCCACCGACGGGATCGGCGGCCTCGACCAGTTCGGCAAGCAGGCCACCGGCGCCTTCTCGGTCATGGGCTACACCTTCGTGGTGACCTGGCTCATCGCCTTCGCCATCCAGAAGACGATCGGCTTCCGGGCGTCCGAGGAGGACGAGGTCACCGGTGTCGACCAGGCCCAGCACGCCGAGACCGCGTACGACTTCTCATCGGCCGCCGGTTCGCACATCTCCAGCAGCAACACGAGCAGCGTCGCTGCCCCTGAGAGCAAGAAGGTCGAGGCATGA
- a CDS encoding P-II family nitrogen regulator: MKLITAVVKPHRLDEIKEALQAFGVHGLTVTEASGYGRQRGHTEVYRGAEYTVDLVPKIRIEVLAEDDDAEQLIDVIVKAARTGKIGDGKVWSLPVETAVRVRTGERGPDAL, encoded by the coding sequence ATGAAGCTGATCACCGCCGTCGTCAAGCCGCACCGGCTCGACGAGATCAAGGAAGCCCTGCAGGCCTTCGGGGTGCACGGCCTTACGGTGACCGAGGCCAGTGGGTACGGTCGGCAGCGCGGCCACACGGAGGTGTACCGGGGTGCCGAGTACACGGTGGACCTGGTACCCAAGATCCGTATCGAGGTGCTCGCCGAGGACGACGACGCCGAGCAGCTGATCGACGTCATCGTCAAGGCCGCCCGCACCGGCAAGATCGGTGACGGCAAGGTCTGGTCCCTCCCGGTCGAGACGGCCGTTCGGGTCCGGACCGGTGAGCGCGGCCCGGACGCGCTCTGA